In Helianthus annuus cultivar XRQ/B chromosome 9, HanXRQr2.0-SUNRISE, whole genome shotgun sequence, the following are encoded in one genomic region:
- the LOC110874976 gene encoding uncharacterized protein LOC110874976 isoform X1 has product MIMDPELLKKLEEYGAGFQNVLQDKFLEDDATKIAKGKAIDLRDWDEEMKDMISRGYVIRRIPHETNEFWADLEEMLKQLRRKNAASTSAMRCVVNHNPLETDKVSADLKEKEVKRLRKKNHASTKKGV; this is encoded by the exons AT GATCATGGATCCCGAGTTGCTGAAAAAGTTAGAGGAATATGGAGCTGGATTTCAAAATGTTTTGCAAGACAAATTCTTGGAAGATGATGCTACCAAGATAG CTAAAGGGAAGGCTATTGACTTGAGGGACTGGGATGAAGAAATGAAGGATATGATCAG CCGCGGTTATGTGATACGTCGTATTCCACATGAGACAAACGAGTTTTGGGCAGATCTTGAAGAAATGTTGAAACAGCTCAGAAGGAAAAATGCTGCCTCTACTAGTGCTATGCGTTGCGTAGTAAATCATAATCCGCTAGAGACGGACAAGGTTTCGGCTGATCTTAAAGAAAAGGAGGTGAAAAGGCTCCGTAAGAAAAACCATGCTTCTACTAAGAAGGGTGTGTGA
- the LOC110874976 gene encoding uncharacterized protein LOC110874976 isoform X2, translated as MDPELLKKLEEYGAGFQNVLQDKFLEDDATKIAKGKAIDLRDWDEEMKDMISRGYVIRRIPHETNEFWADLEEMLKQLRRKNAASTSAMRCVVNHNPLETDKVSADLKEKEVKRLRKKNHASTKKGV; from the exons ATGGATCCCGAGTTGCTGAAAAAGTTAGAGGAATATGGAGCTGGATTTCAAAATGTTTTGCAAGACAAATTCTTGGAAGATGATGCTACCAAGATAG CTAAAGGGAAGGCTATTGACTTGAGGGACTGGGATGAAGAAATGAAGGATATGATCAG CCGCGGTTATGTGATACGTCGTATTCCACATGAGACAAACGAGTTTTGGGCAGATCTTGAAGAAATGTTGAAACAGCTCAGAAGGAAAAATGCTGCCTCTACTAGTGCTATGCGTTGCGTAGTAAATCATAATCCGCTAGAGACGGACAAGGTTTCGGCTGATCTTAAAGAAAAGGAGGTGAAAAGGCTCCGTAAGAAAAACCATGCTTCTACTAAGAAGGGTGTGTGA
- the LOC110879674 gene encoding uncharacterized protein LOC110879674, whose product MSPIKQEPIDNSLEMMPDIKSETIDYPPHIKSETIEYSPPSKRLKTLSSDSPSASSKGKSKIENEDDNEDDELQLGTCGVCLLDEGVSLRGFIDSCDHYFCFVCIMEWAKIESRCPICKRRFSTIHRPQKDGVFLSERIVNIPVRDQIYNHGGNATIGPPDPYSQVKCSVCCGSSDEQLLLLCDLCDSAAHSYCVGLGATVPEGDWFCKDCTLSRDEHAKVETNMTSDDGNKPRLSFNTEQVTSPEVSIHDIVRDSSEQRLKPQSTVDGSNAPNARTLQRCLNVHSRIRVLRENWEGLRGGSVNFSSSSENRVTTSQNQSTPVKHESTSQNHPYDINKAWKMMDIAAKASGKKTGNKNSVPKGSELHKKKEKLMKEASKVRPDSNYIVGLKKNERLLNEASTVRPDSNYFGGLKKNERLLNDAKKVRPESNYFVGSKKNERLMNEANKVRPDSDHFVGLKKNERLLNDANKVRPDSSYSGGLKKNESGISSSTKIIASAELKNDGYNCRNLSTASNGVGSSGQSSSVATDKRCAKKMVDATSEKKENIKKETPLDGNIKETENAKSEIQSLVKLNLKLLSKDKKLGVDAFKEVARHATHSIMAACGIEPPKARFRSFERVTCDHGQTRKRPSSTLMPTSCRECFFVFVKDVVTAIAFDATTS is encoded by the exons ATGTCGCCAATCAAACAAGAGCCCATCGATAATTCACTAGAGATGATGCCGGATATCAAATCAGAGACCATTGATTACCCACCTCATATCAAATCAGAGACCATCGAATACTCTCCACCGTCCAAGCGACTCAAAACCCTAAGCTCAGATTCCCCATCAGCGTCCTCAAAGGGCAAATCAAAGATTGAAAACGAAGACGATAATGAGGATGATGAGTTGCAGCTGGGGACTTGCGGCGTGTGTTTGTTGGATGAGGGGGTGTCTCTACGAGGTTTTATTGACAGCTGCGATCATTATTTTTGCTTTGTGTGTATCATGGAGTGGGCTAAGATCGAGTCTCGGTGTCCGATATGTAAGCGTCGGTTTTCGACTATTCATAGGCCTCAGAAAGATGGAGTCTTTCTATCTGAGAGAATTGTTAATATCCCCGTTCGTGATCAG ATTTATAATCACGGTGGCAATGCAACAATTGGACCACCTGATCCATATTCACAAGTAAAATGCAGCGTTTGTTGCGGTTCGTCAGATGAGCAACTTCTTTTACTATGTGATCTATGTGACTCAGCCGCTCACTCATACTGTGTTGGTCTTGGAGCAACCGTACCAGAAGGTGATTGGTTCTGCAAGGACTGCACACTTTCAAGGGATGAACATGCTAAAGTCGAAACAAATATGACTTCCGATGATGGTAATAAACCCCGTTTAAGCTTCAATACAGAGCAGGTTACTAGTCCCGAGGTGTCAATCCATGATATTGTAAGAGATTCCTCTGAACAACGGTTAAAACCTCAGTCAACTGTTGACGGGTCAAATGCACCAAATGCTAGAACCTTGCAGCGTTGCCTTAATGTGCATTCACGTATAAGAGTATTACGTGAAAATTGGGAGGGGCTTAGAGGCGGGTCCGTGAATTTTTCTTCCAGTTCCGAAAACAGGGTTACAACAAGTCAAAATCAGTCAACGCCGGTAAAGCATGAGTCAACTTCACAAAATCATCCGTATGATATCAATAAAGCATGGAAAATGATGGATATTGCAGCAAAAGCGTCAGGAAAAAAGACTGGAAATAAAAATTCTGTTCCTAAAGGCTCGGAACTtcataaaaagaaagaaaaactaaTGAAAGAGGCGAGTAAGGTAAGGCCCGATAGCAATTACATTGTGGGCTTGAAAAAGAATGAAAGATTATTGAATGAGGCAAGTACGGTGAGGCCCGATAGCAATTATTTCGGGGGCTTGAAAAAGAATGAAAGATTATTGAACGATGCAAAGAAGGTGAGGCCGGAAAGCAATTATTTTGTGGGCTCCAAAAAGAATGAAAGATTAATGAATGAGGCAAATAAGGTGAGGCCCGATAGCGACCATTTTGTGGGCTTGAAAAAGAATGAAAGATTATTGAACGATGCAAATAAGGTGAGGCCAGATAGCAGTTATTCTGGGGGACTGAAAAAGAACGAAAGTGGGATTTCATCTTCTACGAAGATTATTGCGTCTGCCGAGCTGAAGAATGATGGTTACAATTGTCGGAATCTATCAACTGCGTCGAATGGTGTTGGTTCCAGTGGTCAATCGTCATCCGTAGCTACTGATAAACGCTGTGCAAAAAAGATGGTCGATGCGACTTCAGAGAAGAAGGAGAACATAAAGAAAGAGACACCACTTGATGGAAATATTAAGGAAACTGAGAATGCTAAAAGCGAGATTCAGTCACTTGTTAAGCTCAACTTGAAGCTTTTAAGCAAGGACAAGAAACTAG GAGTTGATGCGTTTAAGGAAGTTGCAAGACATGCAACTCATTCAATCATGGCTGCTTGTGGCATCGAGCCTCCAAAGGCGCGATTCCGGTCCTTTGAAAGAGTGACATGTGACCATGGTCAAACACGGAAGCGGCCAAGCTCTACGTTAATGCCGACTTCCTGCAGAGAATGTTTTTTCGTTTTTGTCAAGGATGTTGTCACCGCCATCGCATTTGATGCAACCACCTCCTGA
- the LOC110879673 gene encoding rhamnogalacturonan I rhamnosyltransferase 1: MYGREMCRVEERDNNNKKKKMRRFAIGSMGLKKFGEIRVEKLKNSMVNVRSTKMKMWLIRATTMVLLWTCLVQLTALGGGSWGPRVLKGWPSCFTQDSALDVKLLPTVPVRVLPHKRVYKNNGYLVVSCNGGLNQMRSAICDMVAIARDLNVTLIVPELDKTSFWADPSEFEDIFDVDHFITSLRDEVRILKELPPRLKQRVELGIVHTMPPVSWSDISYYHNQILPLIKKYKVVHLNRTDARLANNGQPLELQKLRCRVNFDALRFTPQIEELGRRVVKLLRQNGPFLVLHLRYEMDMLAFSGCTQGCNDEEIEELTRMRYAYPWWKEKIINSDLKRKDGLCPLTPEETALTLKALDIDRDIQIYIAAGEIYGGKRRMDSLADAYPRLVRKETLLGPADLQYFQNHSSQMAALDYLVSLESDIFVPTYDGNMAKVVEGHRRFLGFKKTILLDRKILVDLIDKYTSGVLSWDEFSGAVKDTHAQRMGAPTKRLVMPDRPKEEDYFYANPEECLQPSDDEPLSIL, encoded by the exons ATGTATGGTAGAGAAATGTGTAGGGTAGAGGAGagagataataataataagaagaagaagatgaggaGGTTTGCAATTGGAAGTATGGGATTGAAGAAATTTGGGGAAATCAGGGTTGAAAAATTGAAGAATTCTATGGTGAATGTAAGGTCCACTAAAATGAAGATGTGGTTAATTAGGGCAACCACTATGGTGTTACTGTGGACTTGTTTGGTTCAGTTGACTGCTTTAGGTGGTGGTTCATGGGGACCTAGGGTTTTGAAAGGTTGGCCTTCTTGTTTTACTCAAGATTCTGCATTGGATGTTAAGTTGTTGCCTACTGTTCCTGTTAGAGTTCTTCCACACAAGA GGGTTTATAAGAACAATGGGTACTTGGTTGTTTCGTGTAACGGTGGACTTAATCAAATGCGGTCTGCG ATTTGTGATATGGTTGCGATTGCTAGAGATTTGAATGTTACTCTTATAGTTCCTGAGCTGGATAAAACTTCCTTCTGGGCTGATCCAAG TGAGTTTGAGGACATTTTTGATGTCGATCATTTCATTACGTCTTTGAGAGATGAAGTCCGGATACTTAAAGAGCTTCCTCCGAGGCTTAAACAGAGAGTTGAATTAGGAATTGTGCATACCATGCCTCCTGTTAGTTGGTCTGATATCTCTTACTATCATAATCAG ATTCTTCCGCTGATTAAAAAGTACAAAGTTGTGCACTTGAACAGAACCGATGCTCGGCTAGCCAATAACGGTCAACCCCTTGAACTTCAAAAGCTTAGGTGCCGAGTAAATTTCGATGCTCTGAGATTTACTCCTCAAATAGAAGAATTGGGTAGACGTGTAGTGAAGCTTCTGAGACAAAACGGGCCTTTTCTAGTGCTTCATCTTAGATACGAAATGGATATGTTAGCATTTTCCGGCTGTACACAAGGATGCAATGATGAAGAGATTGAAGAGTTGACCAGAATGAG ATATGCTTACCCATGGTGGAAGGAAAAGATTATAAATTCTGATTTGAAACGAAAAGACGGTTTATGCCCTTTGACCCCTGAAGAAACCGCTCTTACACTTAAAGCACTTGATATTGACCGCGATATCCAGATTTACATTGCTGCTGGTGAAATATACGGTGGAAAAAGGAGAATGGATAGTCTTGCAGATGCCTACCCGAGACTG GTAAGAAAGGAGACACTTTTAGGGCCGGCTGACCTTCAGTATTTTCAAAATCACTCGTCACAAATGGCGGCATTGGATTATCTTGTGTCACTAGAGAGCGACATTTTTGTTCCTACGTATGATGGAAACATGGCCAAAGTTGTAGAAGGCCACCGCAG ATTTTTGGGTTTCAAGAAGACGATTCTATTGGACAGGAAGATTTTGGTTGATTTAATAGACAAATATACAAGTGGAGTTTTGAGCTGGGATGAATTCTCTGGTGCGGTTAAGGATACACACGCGCAACGTATGGGGGCCCCTACGAAAAGATTGGTTATGCCTGATAGACCCAAAGAAGAAGATTATTTCTATGCAAATCCAGAAGAGTGCCTGCAGCCATCAGATGATGAACCTTTGAGCATCCTGTGA